A genome region from Bdellovibrionota bacterium includes the following:
- the glpX gene encoding class II fructose-bisphosphatase: MDRNLALEFIRVTEAAAISSARWMGRGDSDRADQAAVDAMRKAFDSVHIRGTVVIGEGERDEAPMLFIGEEVGSRDPSAPQVDIALDPLEGTSICARGGVGATSVIAIAEKGKFLHAPDTYMDKIAVGPKAKGVVHIDETPEKNIKELAKALNKSVSDTTVVILERPRHEELIASVRKTGARIHLIHDGDVSAAIATAWGDTGIDMLLGVGGAPEGVISAAAMKCLGGDFQGRLKFRNDQEKARAQKMGVKDLDRAYMIDELAPGDVMFVATGVTHGPLLDGVRFLANERVQTHSIVMRSKTGTIREIRAYHHLTRKPL, translated from the coding sequence ATGGATAGAAACTTAGCCCTAGAATTTATCAGAGTCACCGAAGCCGCCGCAATTTCATCTGCAAGATGGATGGGAAGAGGTGATTCAGATCGCGCCGATCAAGCTGCTGTAGATGCGATGAGAAAAGCTTTTGATTCAGTTCATATTCGCGGAACAGTAGTCATCGGAGAAGGGGAGCGTGATGAGGCACCGATGCTCTTCATCGGCGAAGAAGTCGGAAGTCGTGATCCCAGTGCTCCTCAAGTGGATATTGCCTTAGACCCTCTAGAGGGAACTAGTATTTGTGCCAGAGGTGGAGTGGGAGCAACCAGCGTTATCGCGATTGCTGAAAAAGGAAAATTTTTGCATGCGCCTGATACCTACATGGATAAAATCGCTGTCGGTCCCAAAGCCAAAGGGGTTGTTCATATTGACGAAACTCCCGAAAAAAATATCAAAGAATTAGCAAAAGCTTTAAATAAATCTGTTTCGGATACGACTGTGGTGATTTTAGAAAGACCAAGACATGAGGAGTTGATTGCGAGTGTTCGAAAAACTGGCGCGAGAATTCATTTGATTCATGATGGTGATGTCTCTGCGGCCATTGCTACAGCCTGGGGAGACACCGGCATCGATATGCTATTGGGTGTTGGTGGTGCGCCAGAAGGTGTAATTTCCGCAGCAGCCATGAAGTGTCTTGGTGGAGATTTCCAAGGTAGATTAAAGTTCAGAAATGATCAAGAAAAAGCCCGCGCGCAAAAAATGGGCGTTAAGGATCTTGATCGTGCTTATATGATCGATGAATTGGCTCCTGGCGATGTGATGTTTGTAGCCACAGGTGTAACTCATGGTCCGCTTTTGGATGGAGTGAGATTCTTAGCCAATGAAAGAGTTCAAACGCATTCGATTGTGATGAGATCAAAGACTGGAACGATTCGGGAAATTCGTGCCTATCATCATCTCACAAGAAAACCCCTTTAA
- a CDS encoding SRPBCC family protein, with product MAGTQTTEIFNCTKDEFFKIIADYEKYPEFLSEVKDCKVVETQGDTKKVEYTVNVIKNFKYNLWMSEKGTEKIEWEFAGGDLFKSSNGSWVLEDQAGKTKATYSVDAEFKMFVPGPVAKTLISVNLPNMMSAYHKRVNELYGK from the coding sequence ATGGCAGGCACGCAGACTACAGAAATATTCAATTGTACAAAAGACGAATTCTTTAAAATCATCGCGGATTATGAAAAGTATCCAGAATTTTTATCTGAAGTGAAAGACTGCAAGGTCGTAGAAACTCAAGGTGATACCAAAAAAGTAGAATACACGGTGAACGTTATCAAAAATTTCAAATACAATCTTTGGATGTCTGAAAAAGGCACAGAAAAAATCGAATGGGAATTTGCCGGCGGAGACCTTTTTAAATCTTCCAATGGTTCATGGGTTTTGGAAGATCAAGCTGGAAAAACAAAAGCAACTTATTCGGTGGATGCGGAATTCAAAATGTTTGTGCCGGGGCCCGTAGCAAAAACTTTAATTTCTGTAAACTTACCCAACATGATGAGTGCATATCACAAGAGAGTTAATGAGCTATATGGCAAATGA
- a CDS encoding protocatechuate 3,4-dioxygenase gives MKNNINHNRRNALKIGLSASGLILAMSPMTKALGQACLGKTPEQPEGPFYPIHDQLDKDNDLTSVTGKSERAKGEVIYVRGIATDEKCQPIKGALVEIWQACHTGKYNHPGDPNTAALDPNFQYWGKCVTNEKGEYLFKTILPGAYPAGDGWIRPPHIHYKISGFGFGELITQMYFLGNDLNDKDLILKRLSKPDQSKVVVELKDPPEGFEPESRIGIFNITLEKIR, from the coding sequence ATGAAAAACAACATCAATCACAATAGAAGAAATGCATTAAAAATAGGACTAAGTGCTTCAGGTCTTATATTGGCAATGTCACCAATGACGAAGGCTCTTGGACAAGCCTGCTTAGGCAAAACTCCAGAGCAACCAGAGGGCCCCTTCTACCCAATTCACGATCAGCTGGATAAAGACAACGATCTGACTTCCGTGACTGGGAAATCTGAAAGAGCTAAAGGCGAAGTCATATACGTAAGAGGAATAGCTACAGATGAAAAATGTCAACCCATCAAGGGCGCATTGGTAGAAATCTGGCAAGCTTGTCACACCGGAAAATACAATCATCCAGGAGATCCGAATACCGCAGCCTTGGATCCTAATTTCCAATACTGGGGAAAATGTGTCACCAATGAGAAAGGCGAGTATCTCTTTAAAACCATTTTACCAGGAGCATATCCGGCGGGAGATGGATGGATCAGGCCTCCGCACATTCATTATAAAATTTCAGGATTTGGTTTCGGAGAATTGATCACACAGATGTATTTCCTAGGAAATGATCTGAACGATAAGGATTTGATATTAAAAAGATTGAGCAAACCAGATCAAAGTAAAGTCGTCGTCGAATTGAAAGATCCACCTGAAGGTTTTGAGCCAGAATCAAGAATTGGAATATTTAATATAACGTTAGAAAAAATTCGTTAG
- a CDS encoding HD-GYP domain-containing protein, whose product MDQYFKIRVNSLNTEKPTSFDLYIHINGHYVLYLHAGSKIPEDKLAHFQKKNTDVFYVMEKDRKAYKDYVAGILNDTSLDKAKRGTILKESTFSLIEELFENPNLEQTLNGAKAAVDNIIDFMQNENDAMAELIGLSSHDFYTYNHSLDVCIYSLGLGELVGIKDQEMLQQLGRGGLLHDIGKRNVSTDIICKKGALTEEEWEEMKKHPAFGLKILSTYGDSPDSIKACVYEHHENFLGNGYPQNLKGEDIHPYARVVAIADTYDALTTKRSYNEPMMPVTALQLMKEKLITRFDPDLMKAFYETLFKMK is encoded by the coding sequence ATGGATCAGTATTTTAAAATCCGAGTGAACAGTTTAAATACAGAAAAACCCACTAGCTTTGACCTCTACATTCATATCAATGGACATTATGTTCTTTATCTTCATGCTGGATCTAAGATTCCGGAGGATAAGCTTGCCCATTTTCAAAAGAAAAATACTGATGTGTTCTACGTCATGGAAAAGGATCGCAAAGCCTACAAAGACTATGTCGCTGGAATACTCAACGATACTTCTTTGGACAAAGCAAAACGTGGAACCATTTTAAAAGAAAGTACCTTCTCTTTAATCGAAGAACTTTTTGAAAATCCGAATTTAGAACAAACTTTAAATGGTGCAAAAGCGGCTGTGGATAACATCATCGATTTTATGCAAAATGAAAATGATGCCATGGCAGAACTCATTGGCCTTTCTTCCCATGATTTTTACACTTACAACCACTCGCTGGATGTTTGTATTTACTCTTTGGGTTTAGGTGAACTTGTTGGAATTAAAGATCAAGAGATGCTTCAACAACTCGGAAGAGGCGGCCTACTTCACGATATCGGAAAAAGAAATGTTTCTACCGACATCATCTGCAAAAAAGGCGCACTGACTGAAGAAGAGTGGGAAGAGATGAAAAAGCATCCCGCTTTTGGTTTAAAAATTCTATCTACTTACGGCGATTCGCCGGACTCTATAAAAGCATGTGTTTATGAGCATCACGAAAACTTTTTAGGAAATGGTTATCCACAAAATCTAAAAGGTGAAGACATCCACCCTTACGCAAGAGTCGTGGCTATCGCAGACACTTATGATGCACTCACTACAAAAAGATCTTACAATGAACCCATGATGCCTGTGACAGCGTTACAATTGATGAAAGAAAAACTTATAACACGCTTTGATCCGGATCTCATGAAAGCCTTCTATGAGACCCTTTTCAAAATGAAGTGA
- the recG gene encoding ATP-dependent DNA helicase RecG, with product MDLNLDTPIQYLKGVGPHYSKAFEKRGLYSIQELLEWFPRTYEDRRAARTISSLQVNETVSLKAEVVYVKPIFLGLKRKKIYDVLVKDGSGQIHCKYFRVPYKGYFDRLEPHKMVRVVGKVIEYRGTKQFHHPDIKDATDEEIDDQLIPIYTETEGITPQRIHKIMDIALSGVYSKIPETMPDYILKKFDLASKKDSFKFVHQPPKDAGPEFFEQKSRFHKRIIFEEFFWLQLFLAIQEKGKILEDAPQMKKDPDFLEKAKKFLPFELTNAQINSFKEIAADICEPHPMRRLVQGDVGSGKTIVSFLTALFVIQNGYQAALMVPTEILADQHLRTAQNILGKLGVRIDILKGSQTAKEKAAVIERLRNGEIDLLIGTHALIQEGVDFKNLALAIVDEQHRFGVLQRQKLKQKGYSPHFLLMTATPIPRTLALTVYGDLQCSIINELPKGRAPITTRVVRQNKIPQVFEFVKDQLKKGRQAYVVYPLVEESEKIDLKDAVTAFENIKQRFPEFKVGLLHGKMKTQEKDEIMNEFRLNKIQILVATTVIEVGVDVPNANIMVIEHSERFGLSQLHQLRGRVGRGAHKSYCVLLLGHAVSEEAYERTSIMAETSDGFKISEKDLEFRGPGEFMGSKQSGLPGFKMGNLVRDLDVLMKAREVAFEIIGSDPNLSKPENKILREQLVKIHGPTALITVG from the coding sequence ATGGACCTCAATCTTGACACGCCAATTCAATATCTTAAAGGAGTAGGACCTCACTATTCTAAGGCTTTCGAAAAGCGTGGTCTCTACAGTATTCAAGAGCTACTGGAATGGTTTCCTCGAACTTATGAGGACAGAAGGGCTGCTAGAACCATCAGCTCGCTTCAAGTGAATGAAACGGTAAGCCTTAAGGCTGAAGTGGTTTATGTAAAGCCCATTTTCTTGGGCCTTAAGCGAAAAAAAATCTACGATGTTTTAGTCAAAGACGGTTCGGGGCAAATTCACTGCAAGTATTTTAGAGTTCCATATAAGGGCTATTTTGACCGCCTAGAACCACATAAGATGGTTCGCGTGGTGGGTAAGGTTATCGAGTATCGCGGAACAAAACAGTTCCATCATCCAGATATAAAGGATGCAACCGATGAAGAGATCGATGATCAGTTGATTCCTATTTACACAGAAACTGAAGGCATAACTCCACAAAGAATCCATAAGATTATGGATATTGCTTTGAGTGGCGTGTATTCAAAGATTCCCGAAACAATGCCTGATTATATTTTAAAAAAATTTGATCTGGCCTCTAAAAAGGATTCTTTCAAATTCGTGCATCAGCCCCCAAAAGATGCAGGTCCAGAATTTTTTGAACAAAAATCAAGATTTCATAAAAGAATAATCTTTGAAGAGTTTTTCTGGTTGCAGCTTTTTTTAGCAATCCAAGAAAAGGGAAAGATTCTAGAAGACGCCCCACAAATGAAAAAAGACCCAGACTTTTTGGAAAAAGCAAAAAAGTTTTTACCTTTTGAATTAACAAACGCCCAGATCAATTCATTCAAAGAAATCGCTGCCGACATCTGCGAACCTCATCCGATGAGAAGATTAGTTCAAGGAGATGTAGGGAGTGGGAAAACTATCGTTTCGTTTTTAACTGCACTTTTTGTCATTCAAAATGGTTACCAAGCAGCCCTTATGGTGCCTACGGAAATTCTAGCTGATCAGCATTTAAGGACTGCCCAAAATATCTTAGGAAAACTTGGCGTAAGAATCGATATTTTAAAAGGCTCACAAACAGCAAAAGAAAAAGCTGCGGTCATCGAAAGATTAAGAAACGGTGAGATTGATTTATTGATCGGAACTCATGCTTTGATTCAAGAAGGCGTAGATTTTAAAAATCTTGCTCTTGCCATTGTGGATGAGCAGCATAGATTCGGTGTTTTACAGAGACAAAAATTAAAACAAAAAGGTTATTCTCCACATTTTTTATTGATGACGGCAACTCCGATTCCAAGAACATTGGCTTTAACTGTTTACGGAGATCTCCAGTGCTCTATTATCAATGAACTTCCAAAAGGAAGAGCTCCGATTACAACAAGAGTGGTGAGACAAAATAAAATCCCCCAAGTTTTTGAATTCGTAAAAGATCAGCTAAAGAAAGGAAGACAAGCTTACGTGGTTTATCCTTTGGTCGAAGAATCAGAAAAAATTGATCTTAAGGATGCCGTGACTGCTTTTGAAAACATAAAGCAAAGATTTCCCGAATTTAAAGTAGGCCTTCTTCATGGAAAAATGAAAACCCAAGAAAAAGACGAAATCATGAATGAGTTCCGACTTAATAAGATCCAAATCTTAGTTGCAACGACTGTTATTGAAGTTGGTGTTGATGTTCCGAACGCCAACATTATGGTCATAGAACACTCTGAAAGATTCGGACTCTCTCAATTGCATCAATTGAGAGGTCGGGTAGGAAGAGGAGCACACAAAAGTTATTGCGTTCTATTATTAGGACACGCGGTGAGTGAAGAAGCGTATGAAAGAACTTCTATTATGGCAGAAACCAGCGACGGCTTTAAAATCTCCGAAAAAGATTTAGAATTCCGAGGCCCCGGCGAATTCATGGGTTCCAAACAATCCGGCTTACCTGGATTCAAAATGGGAAATCTAGTGCGAGATCTCGATGTCTTAATGAAAGCCCGAGAAGTCGCCTTCGAAATCATCGGCAGCGACCCCAATTTATCAAAACCAGAAAACAAAATCCTAAGAGAACAACTCGTAAAAATCCACGGCCCCACCGCACTAATTACGGTAGGCTAA
- a CDS encoding S8 family serine peptidase, with protein MKKLLIGLTCSLVGVAFSTQLQAKELKLKNANVDLKNHSSQILMRLDGAAPAVSSKYFVVQFENAITEQDQKDLKANGFEILQYLPDDAYIVSGNFSNALQLKNTNSKIYEVAPYLSEWKLSSELTSMSVFDNESNTILNVRLLPNTDVKALSAKIEKLGLKVLVTGQRYIAVQATKLRSLDIANIEGVEFIQVQPELKTLDMDVSDDDRADPPPPENLGETKTGYESGTKVMKFEKAWERGYTGEGQTVAMADTGLDMGSTGNMHSDLQTVIGGESVAMFGGVGWDDPQGHGTHVTGSVISRGILSQGLIKGGAFNSKYYAQGMWSMLMNNIMVPQDMGAMFANAYNKGARVHTNSWGADSNGAYDNFAATVDQAMWDHPDLLIIFAAGNSGKDNNRDGVIDQGSVGSPGTAKNTLTVGASENYMLEGGRQKACGEMKDGGTKWGVEPLKSDKLSNDPNGIACFSSRGPTQDQRLKPEIVAPGTNIVSLQSRHSKATKLWGIYNQNYSWAGGTSMATPLTAGAAAVTREYLVKQGLSNPSAALVKATLMHTAFDLFPGQFGKGAGQEIPKRGPNNQQGYGRVDMDSATRLGQAKIIDNSTGVGAGESSNVTFNITEKRAQAGGVLKATLVYTDAPAAASASKTLVNNLDLKVTAPDGKVFTINDSTNNAETIEITDVAQGSYQVSVVGSNVPQGKNGKQPYALLVSFVKNQKQ; from the coding sequence ATGAAAAAACTGTTAATTGGATTAACATGCAGCTTAGTTGGTGTGGCGTTCTCTACACAACTCCAGGCAAAAGAATTAAAGCTTAAGAACGCAAACGTAGATCTTAAGAACCATTCAAGCCAAATATTGATGAGGCTAGATGGCGCAGCTCCTGCTGTAAGCTCTAAATACTTTGTAGTGCAATTTGAAAATGCAATTACAGAGCAAGATCAAAAAGATTTAAAAGCAAACGGCTTTGAAATCCTTCAGTATCTTCCAGACGATGCTTATATCGTGAGCGGAAATTTCTCAAATGCATTACAATTGAAAAACACAAACTCGAAAATTTATGAAGTTGCTCCCTATCTTTCTGAATGGAAACTCAGCAGTGAACTCACTTCTATGAGCGTTTTTGATAACGAATCCAATACAATCTTGAATGTAAGGCTTTTACCCAACACAGATGTTAAAGCTCTTTCCGCAAAAATTGAAAAATTAGGATTAAAAGTTTTAGTTACTGGTCAAAGATACATCGCGGTTCAAGCAACAAAATTAAGATCACTGGATATCGCAAATATCGAAGGTGTTGAATTTATCCAAGTTCAACCCGAATTAAAAACATTAGATATGGATGTTTCTGATGACGATAGAGCAGATCCTCCGCCGCCAGAAAATTTAGGTGAAACTAAAACTGGTTATGAATCTGGAACTAAAGTCATGAAATTCGAAAAGGCTTGGGAACGTGGTTACACTGGCGAAGGTCAAACAGTAGCTATGGCAGATACAGGTCTTGATATGGGTTCCACAGGAAATATGCACTCGGATCTTCAAACAGTTATCGGTGGTGAATCGGTAGCAATGTTTGGTGGAGTAGGTTGGGACGATCCTCAAGGACACGGAACACACGTGACGGGTTCTGTGATCAGCCGCGGGATTTTATCTCAAGGATTGATCAAGGGTGGAGCTTTCAATTCCAAATACTATGCTCAAGGCATGTGGAGTATGTTGATGAATAACATTATGGTTCCGCAAGATATGGGAGCAATGTTTGCCAATGCATACAATAAAGGTGCAAGAGTTCATACTAACTCTTGGGGTGCAGACTCTAATGGTGCCTACGATAACTTTGCCGCAACGGTAGATCAAGCTATGTGGGATCATCCAGATCTATTGATCATCTTCGCTGCTGGAAACAGTGGTAAAGATAACAACCGTGACGGTGTCATCGATCAAGGTTCTGTAGGTTCTCCAGGGACAGCTAAGAATACTTTAACTGTTGGTGCTTCAGAGAACTACATGCTTGAAGGTGGAAGACAAAAAGCTTGCGGTGAGATGAAGGACGGCGGAACAAAGTGGGGAGTTGAACCTCTGAAGTCTGATAAGCTTTCCAACGATCCGAATGGTATCGCATGTTTCTCTTCCCGTGGTCCAACTCAAGATCAAAGATTGAAACCAGAAATCGTAGCTCCAGGGACAAACATTGTGAGCTTGCAATCTCGTCATTCTAAAGCAACAAAGCTTTGGGGTATCTACAACCAAAATTATTCTTGGGCTGGTGGAACTTCTATGGCAACGCCACTGACGGCGGGCGCAGCGGCGGTCACTCGTGAGTATCTTGTGAAGCAAGGTCTTTCAAACCCTTCAGCAGCATTGGTGAAGGCTACTCTTATGCATACAGCGTTTGATCTATTCCCAGGCCAATTCGGTAAAGGCGCAGGACAAGAGATTCCTAAAAGAGGTCCAAACAACCAACAAGGTTACGGACGTGTGGATATGGATTCTGCAACTCGACTTGGACAGGCTAAAATCATTGATAACTCCACAGGTGTAGGCGCTGGCGAATCGAGTAATGTGACTTTCAACATTACCGAAAAAAGAGCTCAAGCGGGTGGTGTTCTAAAAGCTACGCTTGTTTACACGGATGCTCCTGCAGCAGCTTCTGCTAGCAAAACATTAGTGAATAACTTGGACTTAAAAGTGACGGCACCAGATGGTAAAGTCTTCACTATTAACGACAGTACAAACAATGCTGAAACTATTGAAATCACTGATGTTGCCCAAGGCTCATACCAAGTGTCTGTGGTGGGTTCTAACGTTCCTCAAGGGAAGAACGGTAAACAACCATATGCTCTACTTGTAAGTTTTGTAAAAAATCAAAAGCAATAG
- a CDS encoding CarD family transcriptional regulator: MEFKVGDNAVYPSHGVGQVCAIETKNYGGIQTTFYSIRILETGAKIMVPKNSARASGLRPIINETEAKEVFNILKKTDAKIDTQTWNRRYREYMEKIKTGSIFEIAEVLRDLFLLKLDKELSFGERKLLDQARTLLIKELSLSTTTEEQSVETEIKQIFGL; this comes from the coding sequence ATGGAGTTCAAAGTTGGTGACAATGCAGTTTATCCTTCTCACGGTGTTGGGCAGGTGTGCGCAATCGAAACTAAGAACTACGGCGGCATTCAAACTACCTTCTATTCCATTCGCATTTTAGAAACTGGCGCAAAAATCATGGTTCCAAAGAACAGCGCTAGAGCTTCAGGTCTAAGACCCATCATTAACGAAACAGAAGCTAAAGAAGTTTTTAATATCCTAAAGAAAACGGATGCTAAAATCGACACTCAAACATGGAATCGCAGATACCGCGAATACATGGAAAAAATCAAAACAGGTTCTATCTTTGAAATTGCTGAGGTATTAAGAGATTTGTTCTTATTGAAATTAGACAAGGAATTGTCATTCGGTGAGAGAAAGCTTTTAGATCAAGCAAGAACTCTTCTTATTAAAGAATTATCACTTTCAACTACGACTGAAGAACAGTCTGTCG